One genomic region from Populus nigra chromosome 8, ddPopNigr1.1, whole genome shotgun sequence encodes:
- the LOC133700920 gene encoding protein AE7 yields the protein MVSGLINANPVIYEKKERRVRSAPSVGDDEHAVEPIDQLEVFDHIRDIKDPEHPYSLEELKVITEDAIEVDDNHSYVRVTFTPTVEHCSMATVIGLCLRVKLMRSLPQRYKVDIRVAPGTHATESAVNKQLNDKERVAAALENPNLVDMVDECLAPSYA from the exons atggtcTCTGGGCTAATCAACGCCAATCCAGTAATTTATGAGAAGAAGGAGAGACGGGTTCGAAGTGCTCCAAGTGTTGGTGATGATGAGCATGCTGTTGAGCCTATTGATCAACTTGAAGTTTTTG ATCATATCAGAGACATAAAGGATCCGGAGCATCCTTACTCTTTGGAAGAGCTTAAAGTGATAACGGAGGATGCGATTGAAGTAGATGACAATCACAGTTATGTCAG GGTGACATTCACTCCAACAGTTGAACATTGTAGCATGGCAACAGTCATTGGTCTTTGCTTGAGAGTGAAACTTATGAGAAGCCTGCCACAACGTTACAAG GTGGATATCAGGGTTGCACCAGGAACTCATGCAACTGAATCTGCAG TTAATAAACAACTAAATGATAAAGAGCGAGTAGCTGCAGCATTGGAAAACCCAAACCTGGTGGATATGGTCGACGAATGTTTGGCTCCATCATATGCGTGA
- the LOC133701407 gene encoding wound-responsive protein GWIN3-like, giving the protein MKIPKLIFSFLLFALTAISFQRAIDAQGPKEAVVDSNDNEVLLGLDYYIAVTSPFDGMSLAMEASCPPPVVHRNNLSLLPIKFSSVVDSNDNVVREDTSLNLEFNVELNNSDCNVPTIWKVEFNASMQQWLVMIGGDRSHNRFQIAKACPYRKYFYQLRYCPVLGSIQFPCVTVRSLFKNGLNYLALNGDPIAIVLGQLVSST; this is encoded by the coding sequence ATGAAGATCCCTAAGCTGATATTCTCCTTCCTTCTCTTTGCCTTGACAGCAATATCATTTCAAAGGGCCATTGATGCTCAAGGTCCCAAAGAAGCGGTGGTTGATTCAAATGATAACGAGGTTCTCTTGGGTTTAGATTATTACATCGCAGTCACCAGTCCATTTGACGGGATGTCTCTAGCCATGGAAGCCAGCTGCCCACCTCCTGTTGTGCACAGGAACAATCTCTCTTTGCTTCCGATAAAATTCTCATCGGTGGTTGATTCCAATGACAATGTGGTCCGAGAAGACACTAGTCTGAACTTGGAGTTCAATGTCGAGCTCAACAACAGTGATTGTAACGTGCCGACCATTTGGAAAGTTGAGTTTAATGCATCCATGCAACAATGGCTGGTTATGATCGGTGGGGATCGAAGTCATAATCGGTTTCAGATTGCCAAGGCATGCCcatatagaaaatatttctaTCAGCTTCGTTACTGTCCGGTTCTCGGGTCCATCCAATTCCCATGCGTTACAGTTCGCTCTCTTTTCAAGAATGGATTAAACTATCTGGCTCTCAATGGCGATCCTATAGCAATTGTGCTGGGACAGCTTGTATCTTCAACATGA